A window from Fusobacterium sp. DD2 encodes these proteins:
- a CDS encoding 6-carboxytetrahydropterin synthase, whose amino-acid sequence MRSIAQFDLQYAHRFYGFRGEAQYLHGHTGVLTIEVEDSVNPGVNMVFPCNEIQKTAWSLLKNFDHALVLREDDPLLPAILDVYEKQGIKDGAPNNVMKGEAFKTELATAYPDCRLVVTKETMTVEGMIKIVYDLLKDKLNIAKITFTSGVNATSAEFTTKNDIERCPLCGIALNENHVCPKCGYKK is encoded by the coding sequence ATGAGAAGTATTGCACAATTTGATTTACAATATGCACACAGATTTTATGGTTTTAGAGGGGAAGCTCAATATCTACATGGTCACACTGGAGTATTAACTATTGAAGTAGAAGATTCAGTTAATCCAGGAGTTAATATGGTATTCCCATGTAACGAAATTCAAAAGACAGCATGGAGCCTATTAAAGAACTTTGACCACGCTTTAGTTTTAAGAGAAGATGACCCATTATTACCTGCAATATTAGATGTATATGAAAAACAAGGAATAAAAGATGGAGCACCTAACAATGTAATGAAGGGAGAAGCTTTCAAAACTGAACTTGCTACTGCATACCCTGATTGCCGTTTAGTTGTAACTAAAGAAACTATGACCGTTGAAGGAATGATTAAGATTGTTTACGACTTATTAAAAGACAAACTTAACATTGCTAAAATCACATTTACAAGTGGTGTAAATGCTACATCTGCAGAATTCACAACTAAAAATGATATTGAACGTTGCCCATTATGTGGTATTGCTTTAAATGAAAACCACGTATGTCCAAAATGCGGATATAAAAAATAA
- a CDS encoding P-loop NTPase fold protein encodes MEKIKHVFLSDKAEGNDSFASQAHSKIAKQIKELILCNDEYITPHLIGVEGKWGSGKSNVIKIVEKEIEEEQKQGENKIPNQYIFFYYDAWAHQEDLQRRSFLENLTEKMVEVSGCGEENVWENSLTNLLARKTRTEQKEVPALSKWMLLFLGMGYIFNLIANSLGSGLRNLLWKFLILLSFIAVIIMCYCYKKYFKKIDISFSELFYLYREKTLNKTLETITSTEEPSVREFKKWMNNISQFLGEHNKKMIIVYDNIDRLPPEKVSEIWSSVHTFFSEQRYDNITVIVPFSKEHLLLGLKANDDSKILEKTFQVVYKVTPPVLKDWKEYFSNLMKDAFENIGITEMDIESIRILYDKRNYEITPRDIKIFINDMLVLNSIYDDIPLKYVALYVLFKKEIDKDFRKIILEDFDSDDTKKQNNKCDISEYIKILGKETPKYLSALYFGVTPNTAIQTLLGRDIEVALRNGNYEVIDNCVKVEGFFHVLETVVFLFNASTVDIEKLVLAIKNIEPNKEWEKILNHVVHDLFDDNTTQFSFKDYHKILIKKCPTETAHIIKKLASLDISYNTEEITETCNEIMMLDDYAKDRGIDIENDMVEHTCEPDLFLQVLKIVDKKYKRYKFKVSDESLDSYLEKNIKELPKNMVNAIKLVLKNFKMERLKKLTSALFENKESKDIDEWFYIVLNEELINTQKTFGQLELQLSSFFSNSGDIIEKDSEIRKYVLCIFMSIVAEHPDEKSSISYFDTIFNITDNELLNQISEIIVYYISFDKILELFSEYKSSKFIKKVLNTLYKNNNIQHLNVLNVLKNYNSIRDIVEDNDIKKFFEIFDQFYMNSEIEIDYKDAPELISKEFMPDISQFPEFKSVDLLQRIYIEYFKDEDTEKFLFNEISGESYDKSEILSLLLDRNAFKISNSICEEYIDILKNISKNKIKLNAENIKILDSIYKRINKEILIEPITIDIKKEYLKDNRETMTKDEFLFFIDKFINLGVFNEHLNTNDDEIAYLKVLKTFIFPFIDFDKTLNVLENSQIIQDNIFLLGDKVFSSIGELKRKIEEKHDQYPKISELIGKLENKNNVKDKEKKLL; translated from the coding sequence TTGGAAAAAATAAAACATGTATTTTTATCTGACAAAGCTGAAGGTAATGATAGTTTTGCATCTCAAGCACACAGTAAAATAGCAAAACAAATAAAAGAATTAATATTATGTAATGATGAATATATTACCCCGCATTTAATAGGAGTAGAAGGAAAATGGGGGAGTGGAAAGTCAAATGTTATTAAAATAGTAGAAAAAGAAATAGAAGAGGAACAAAAACAAGGGGAAAATAAAATTCCAAATCAATATATTTTTTTCTATTACGATGCATGGGCACATCAAGAAGATTTACAAAGAAGATCTTTCTTAGAGAATTTGACTGAGAAGATGGTCGAAGTTAGTGGATGTGGAGAAGAAAACGTATGGGAAAATAGTTTAACTAATCTTTTAGCAAGAAAAACGAGAACAGAACAAAAGGAAGTTCCTGCTTTAAGCAAATGGATGTTATTATTTTTGGGTATGGGTTATATTTTTAATTTAATTGCAAATTCATTAGGTTCAGGGCTTAGAAATTTATTATGGAAATTTTTAATACTTTTATCATTTATAGCTGTTATCATAATGTGTTATTGTTACAAAAAGTATTTTAAAAAAATAGATATAAGTTTTTCAGAGTTATTTTATTTATATAGAGAAAAAACTTTAAATAAAACTTTGGAAACAATTACGTCAACTGAAGAACCATCTGTTAGAGAGTTTAAGAAATGGATGAATAATATTTCGCAATTTTTAGGGGAACATAATAAAAAAATGATAATAGTATATGATAACATAGATAGATTACCACCTGAAAAAGTTAGTGAAATCTGGTCTTCAGTCCATACTTTCTTTTCAGAGCAAAGATATGACAATATTACAGTAATTGTTCCTTTTTCAAAAGAACACCTATTACTTGGGTTGAAAGCAAATGATGATAGTAAAATTTTAGAAAAAACTTTTCAAGTAGTATACAAAGTAACACCACCTGTTTTAAAAGATTGGAAAGAATATTTTTCTAATCTAATGAAAGATGCATTTGAAAATATAGGCATAACGGAAATGGACATTGAAAGTATAAGAATATTGTACGATAAAAGAAATTATGAAATAACACCAAGAGATATAAAAATTTTTATAAATGATATGCTCGTATTAAATTCTATCTATGATGATATTCCATTAAAATATGTAGCTTTATACGTGCTTTTTAAGAAAGAAATAGATAAAGATTTTAGAAAAATTATACTTGAAGATTTTGATTCAGATGATACAAAAAAACAAAATAATAAATGTGATATTTCTGAATATATTAAAATTTTAGGTAAAGAAACACCAAAGTATTTATCTGCTTTATATTTTGGTGTTACTCCTAATACTGCAATTCAAACCTTATTAGGAAGAGATATTGAAGTAGCTTTAAGAAATGGAAATTATGAAGTAATTGATAATTGCGTTAAAGTAGAAGGATTTTTTCATGTTTTAGAAACTGTTGTTTTTTTATTTAATGCTTCTACAGTAGATATAGAAAAACTTGTACTTGCTATAAAAAATATAGAGCCAAATAAAGAATGGGAGAAAATTTTAAATCATGTCGTTCATGATTTGTTTGATGATAACACAACACAATTTAGTTTTAAAGATTATCATAAAATTTTAATCAAAAAATGTCCTACTGAAACTGCACATATTATAAAAAAATTAGCAAGTTTGGATATATCTTATAATACAGAAGAAATAACAGAAACGTGTAATGAAATTATGATGTTGGATGATTATGCTAAAGACAGAGGTATTGATATAGAAAATGACATGGTAGAGCATACGTGTGAACCAGATTTATTTTTACAAGTATTAAAAATAGTAGATAAAAAATATAAGAGATATAAATTTAAAGTATCTGATGAATCACTTGATAGTTATTTAGAAAAAAATATAAAAGAACTTCCGAAAAATATGGTAAATGCCATTAAATTAGTTTTAAAAAATTTCAAAATGGAAAGATTAAAAAAATTAACTTCCGCTTTATTTGAAAATAAAGAAAGTAAAGATATTGATGAATGGTTTTATATTGTTTTAAATGAGGAGTTAATCAATACTCAAAAAACTTTCGGACAATTAGAACTTCAACTTTCGTCATTTTTTTCAAATTCTGGAGATATAATCGAGAAAGACAGCGAAATAAGAAAGTATGTGCTATGTATTTTTATGAGTATAGTAGCAGAGCATCCAGATGAAAAAAGTAGTATTTCTTATTTTGATACAATATTTAATATTACAGATAATGAATTACTAAATCAAATTTCAGAAATAATAGTTTATTATATTTCATTTGATAAAATACTAGAATTGTTTTCTGAATATAAAAGTTCTAAATTTATTAAGAAAGTACTTAATACACTATATAAAAATAATAATATTCAACATTTAAATGTTTTAAATGTATTGAAAAATTATAATAGCATTCGTGATATAGTTGAGGACAATGATATCAAAAAATTCTTTGAAATATTTGATCAATTTTATATGAATTCAGAAATTGAAATAGATTATAAGGATGCTCCAGAATTAATTTCTAAGGAGTTTATGCCAGATATAAGTCAGTTTCCTGAATTCAAGTCTGTGGACCTTCTTCAAAGAATATATATTGAATATTTTAAAGATGAAGATACTGAAAAATTTTTATTTAATGAGATAAGTGGTGAATCTTATGACAAATCAGAAATACTATCTTTATTACTGGATAGAAATGCTTTTAAAATTTCAAACTCAATATGTGAGGAATATATTGATATTTTAAAAAACATATCCAAGAATAAAATTAAACTAAATGCAGAAAATATTAAGATTCTTGACTCAATTTATAAAAGAATTAACAAAGAAATATTAATCGAACCTATAACAATTGATATAAAAAAAGAGTATCTTAAGGACAATCGTGAAACTATGACAAAAGATGAATTTTTATTTTTTATAGATAAATTTATAAATTTAGGAGTATTTAATGAACATTTAAATACAAATGACGATGAAATTGCATATTTAAAAGTACTGAAAACATTTATATTTCCTTTTATTGACTTTGATAAGACTTTAAATGTTTTGGAAAATAGTCAAATAATTCAAGACAACATTTTCTTATTAGGAGATAAGGTTTTTTCTTCAATAGGTGAATTAAAAAGAAAAATTGAGGAAAAACATGATCAATATCCAAAAATTTCTGAATTAATAGGAAAACTTGAAAATAAAAATAACGTTAAAGATAAAGAGAAAAAATTATTATAA
- a CDS encoding autotransporter domain-containing protein gives MQEKAPKANGYESQTLNYYTKEQLESRNSQYFMVGGGRAIEFDSDAASLVVPDAKIQMAGPLVFGVAVQDSSDDKHIRNYATITDIDEKDELYIQKMPVYKDTRTGSNYLNNQYTVKDSSGNVTQKPMNVPILDADGNKVTRSDGTVKTRNVLLGPSFPGSLSFMHQNKLVPNAKLAEYEIRRSKDGYVGYKIGLAQIEEENTKGIKENDGIIDFRGEKSIGLYAYSSYLKRNGESYSIYTQSPTEHIVFPQITLSKYECPETELITMVKDRYKTIAEKYNQDNPGSTKPTEIVDTSFKDEDLKEHINKVRSTYINPPITATTVSLINGKGKYPNWGNNNVSSDYPEGKEYTGQIKMSGNNSYAMKWSMATSPNYNDNKVSFINSGEIELRKNPDGVDKADSSVGMGLLIDDSFVRPNVDFNVDDFYAQLPKIVDAYTKYSIEHNDSKKKAVELIVIEDIMKEARKYLENSLYVSLPKGKAVNDGSIKLKDNIANSVGMYVNIASDMTNKGTIEITADPEVFSNPETVPEAVIVKDNKVEYLMNIGMYAEQVPVSDAGILVKLKDQDPSTKVINDTDGYIHLLGKQSVGMISDGKVKEEFTSTHKEAVAQAINKGKIDNAGHGSDMKNRVFGMVAQREADILNEGTINIENVTGGAGMVIKKEHPTTPVSATGKNEGKITVTGIKSVGVFNEGTFEMSNPNAEVTAKGKGSMAVYARVTHANEPTLLKGGTITVADGAVALYPDNTSITLDNSSGNLKIIVGKNSLLTYNYGSGNRLPNYSSLELASDVDVNILEGGTAFYIEDTATGNQSTFIKKHIDWWVKTKTPNGPEKLHLKMDDGSILLLLNKSNIKLSQLTTVTDTFGDNIVVENGPNGTGDYKLFSVYRGTMIVDRAGDFDNPDDMLGKINMTAANVTVEAQDPDGNPVVVKGAKPGQIAFYQNNYEGGTIDKIKIINKGKIELTGNSVPADPTTGKPAKTTTALGGGYVTVNNIGDVVVSGDNALAMYGNSGTILSNSGNIELGSGSVGIYAINRDPSCEVGNENINITNTGTIKAIAGKTGTFGILAKNDSATYPSATSDIKNGPNSAIDLTEAPNSIGIFAEDTKVENRGTISVKKDSTAISIKDGELVDNGTINLTDSAIAYDIRKTPGTTSNHILNSTINLKGDNNTIFVFKNEAVDPISSNITINNDPSGTKRFNYIAMENAEINIAAPDWRAQNYSTPGMVLVNAHNSKVKVNNDITLDGDNSVAIYSIKDNPVATYDVDTEGTINLNGKNSIGIFTDKTGVYNKSAMNIGEGNTGIFVSESLDFKNDGAIKSGSNSTAVLTFNSDKFENNGDIIIGDGTGTISKAQGIVIKNTTGVLNNAKITTNGQGSGIVGIYAEGNGDVKNSGEVNITGNTPTDSKNIGVYIKEKGTKFTNDSKLITGENTVGFYGYDVDSTANSNIEIGKSGIGILTHDNTIANLAGTMKVAQGEENNETIALHHDGKDSDIKMNFSSIDLGKHSIGLSIAKKNGNNKVEIRTPNAKLNGESIYVYSIDETPIAGGIESWTNLKGRSTDNTTEISDGNYGYYVAGQFENHGNIDFSHELGSIGIYSTSNNPNMKPAINSGIINVSQSSTENLIYGIGMGAGHLEKDDYGNILSESSGNIINKGTINVDKEESIGMYAAGTGSKATNEGTINIRGKKAMGMYLGKGAVGINAAGANIEIFPGATGASAIYLDTGAILKNYGNITIHEDTGKGIYKVVGGKIEANTTNAPVYEHNAMSGNEKTVGSTVITVHNPGENKDTNIAVDGILVEPIYFDRVNMTPTSDYTIDEVIVKPEVVEGLMPDHKNEGAIFEKIGMYVDTSGIDFTHPINGTLKVNEADLIIGTEAAEATNETTIIVGDNIFNEYNAAIINNPQVEQWNVLSGSLTWAAAPNRFNGSQILQNVVMTKIKYTDTVAKDSQIYNFMDGMEQRYGMNALDSREKKMFNRINNIGKNEEILYKQAVNEMLGKQYVNTAKRVMLSHNSFYREFDDLMSWQTNTKDTMKVKFFGEHDKIGSRKGRGVGYKRDVQGVFVLNNNETVRLGESSGMFLGMANEQFKFRDIGKSKEKAITGQIGYYKSNAYGYNNEFNWTWKAGLEGSYRKMDRRYLVVDDIFKAKSKYHSYGVFLDNTLGVNYRLSEHFTIEPYAGVDLAGGRISKIHENSGEMRLDVKSKDYISVLPNAGVEVKYDTPLENKKLVASVDVNVSREFGNIDKAQMRARVNRTTADYYKLPKEKREKIDLGVVGRIGVENESYGVAVKVGYSTGDKALNGGLEFRMKF, from the coding sequence TTGCAAGAGAAAGCACCAAAAGCAAATGGATATGAATCTCAGACTTTAAATTACTATACAAAAGAACAGCTGGAATCTAGAAATAGCCAATACTTTATGGTTGGTGGAGGAAGAGCAATAGAATTTGACAGTGATGCAGCTTCATTGGTAGTTCCAGATGCCAAGATTCAGATGGCAGGACCTCTTGTATTTGGAGTAGCAGTTCAGGATTCAAGTGATGATAAACATATTAGAAACTATGCTACAATAACTGATATTGATGAAAAAGATGAACTCTACATACAAAAGATGCCAGTTTACAAAGATACAAGGACAGGATCAAATTACCTTAATAATCAATACACAGTTAAAGATTCAAGTGGTAATGTTACTCAAAAACCTATGAATGTTCCTATACTTGATGCAGATGGAAATAAGGTTACACGAAGTGATGGAACTGTAAAAACAAGAAATGTACTTTTAGGACCAAGTTTTCCTGGATCTCTGTCTTTTATGCACCAGAACAAATTAGTTCCTAATGCAAAATTAGCTGAATATGAGATAAGAAGAAGTAAAGATGGTTATGTTGGATATAAGATTGGATTAGCACAGATTGAAGAGGAAAATACAAAAGGTATAAAAGAAAATGATGGAATTATAGATTTCAGAGGAGAAAAAAGTATAGGACTCTATGCTTATAGTTCTTATTTAAAGAGAAATGGAGAATCTTATTCTATTTACACTCAAAGTCCTACTGAACATATAGTTTTTCCACAGATTACGCTTTCAAAGTATGAATGTCCTGAAACTGAGTTAATTACAATGGTAAAAGACAGATATAAAACCATTGCAGAAAAATATAACCAGGATAATCCAGGCAGCACAAAACCAACTGAAATTGTAGATACAAGTTTTAAAGATGAAGATTTAAAAGAACATATTAATAAAGTAAGAAGCACATATATTAATCCACCAATAACTGCAACAACAGTTTCATTGATAAATGGTAAAGGAAAATATCCTAACTGGGGAAATAACAATGTTTCTAGTGATTATCCAGAAGGTAAGGAATACACTGGACAGATAAAAATGAGTGGAAATAACTCTTATGCTATGAAATGGTCAATGGCAACCAGTCCAAATTACAATGATAATAAAGTATCATTTATAAACAGTGGAGAGATAGAGCTTAGAAAAAATCCTGATGGTGTGGATAAAGCAGATAGCTCTGTTGGAATGGGATTACTTATAGATGACAGCTTTGTAAGACCTAATGTTGATTTTAATGTAGATGACTTTTATGCACAGCTTCCTAAAATAGTAGATGCATATACAAAATATTCAATTGAACATAACGATTCTAAAAAAAAGGCAGTTGAATTAATTGTCATAGAGGATATTATGAAAGAGGCAAGAAAATATTTGGAAAACTCTTTATATGTCTCTCTACCAAAAGGAAAAGCTGTAAATGATGGAAGTATCAAGCTAAAAGACAACATAGCTAACAGTGTCGGAATGTATGTAAATATTGCTTCAGATATGACTAACAAGGGAACTATTGAGATAACTGCTGACCCAGAGGTATTTTCAAACCCTGAAACAGTTCCTGAAGCAGTAATTGTAAAAGATAATAAAGTTGAATACCTTATGAATATAGGGATGTATGCAGAACAGGTACCAGTATCTGATGCAGGAATCCTTGTAAAACTAAAAGACCAGGATCCATCTACTAAAGTAATAAATGATACTGATGGATATATACATCTTTTAGGAAAACAATCCGTAGGTATGATCTCTGATGGTAAGGTTAAAGAAGAATTTACTAGCACTCACAAAGAAGCTGTAGCACAGGCTATAAACAAAGGTAAAATAGACAATGCCGGTCATGGCAGTGATATGAAAAACAGGGTTTTTGGTATGGTGGCTCAAAGAGAAGCTGATATATTAAACGAGGGAACTATAAACATTGAAAATGTAACTGGCGGTGCGGGAATGGTTATTAAAAAAGAGCATCCGACAACTCCAGTTTCAGCTACTGGTAAAAATGAAGGAAAAATAACAGTGACTGGTATAAAATCAGTTGGTGTATTTAACGAGGGAACTTTTGAGATGAGTAACCCTAATGCTGAAGTTACAGCAAAAGGAAAAGGTTCTATGGCTGTATATGCCAGAGTTACACATGCCAATGAGCCTACCCTATTAAAAGGTGGTACTATAACTGTAGCTGATGGAGCAGTAGCTCTATATCCTGACAATACTTCAATAACTCTTGATAATTCAAGTGGAAATCTGAAAATCATTGTTGGTAAAAATTCCCTACTTACATATAACTATGGAAGTGGAAATAGATTGCCAAACTATTCAAGTCTTGAACTTGCAAGTGATGTAGATGTAAATATCCTGGAAGGTGGCACTGCATTCTATATTGAAGATACAGCTACAGGTAACCAGTCCACTTTTATAAAAAAACATATAGACTGGTGGGTTAAAACTAAAACTCCAAATGGTCCTGAAAAATTACATCTGAAGATGGATGACGGAAGTATTCTTCTGCTTCTTAATAAGAGTAATATAAAACTTAGCCAACTTACCACAGTAACTGATACATTTGGAGATAATATTGTAGTTGAAAATGGACCAAATGGAACTGGAGATTACAAGCTATTCTCTGTCTACCGTGGAACTATGATTGTGGATAGAGCAGGAGATTTTGATAATCCAGATGATATGCTTGGTAAGATAAATATGACTGCAGCAAATGTAACTGTAGAAGCACAAGATCCAGATGGAAATCCTGTTGTAGTTAAAGGTGCAAAACCAGGACAGATAGCTTTCTACCAAAATAACTATGAGGGTGGAACTATTGATAAGATTAAGATAATCAATAAAGGAAAGATTGAACTGACTGGAAACAGTGTTCCTGCAGATCCAACAACTGGTAAACCTGCTAAGACTACTACTGCTCTAGGTGGAGGATATGTAACTGTTAACAACATTGGAGATGTAGTTGTATCTGGAGATAACGCTCTGGCTATGTACGGAAACAGTGGAACTATTCTTTCTAACAGTGGAAATATAGAGCTAGGTAGCGGTTCAGTAGGAATCTACGCTATCAATAGAGATCCAAGTTGTGAAGTTGGAAATGAAAATATAAATATCACAAACACAGGAACAATTAAGGCTATTGCTGGAAAAACTGGAACTTTTGGTATACTTGCTAAAAATGATAGTGCAACTTATCCAAGTGCAACATCTGACATCAAAAATGGACCAAATTCAGCTATAGACCTAACAGAAGCACCAAACTCTATTGGTATATTTGCTGAAGACACTAAAGTTGAGAATAGAGGAACAATAAGTGTTAAAAAAGATTCTACAGCTATAAGCATCAAAGATGGAGAGTTAGTAGATAATGGAACTATCAATCTTACTGACAGTGCTATAGCTTATGATATAAGAAAAACTCCTGGTACAACATCTAATCACATACTTAACTCTACAATAAATCTTAAAGGAGATAACAATACAATATTTGTATTTAAAAATGAGGCTGTAGACCCAATAAGTTCAAATATAACAATTAATAATGATCCTTCTGGAACTAAGAGATTTAACTATATAGCTATGGAGAATGCTGAAATAAATATTGCAGCACCTGACTGGAGAGCTCAAAACTACAGCACACCTGGAATGGTACTGGTAAATGCTCACAACTCTAAAGTTAAGGTAAATAATGATATCACTTTAGATGGAGATAACTCAGTTGCAATATACTCAATCAAGGATAATCCTGTTGCAACTTATGATGTGGATACTGAGGGAACTATTAACTTAAATGGAAAAAATTCTATCGGTATATTTACAGATAAAACTGGAGTATACAACAAGAGTGCAATGAATATTGGAGAGGGTAACACAGGTATCTTTGTTTCAGAATCACTAGATTTTAAAAATGATGGTGCTATTAAGTCTGGTTCAAATTCAACAGCAGTTCTTACATTTAACTCTGATAAGTTTGAAAACAACGGAGATATCATAATTGGTGATGGAACTGGTACTATTTCAAAGGCTCAAGGTATTGTAATTAAAAACACTACTGGTGTTTTAAACAATGCTAAAATTACAACTAATGGTCAGGGAAGCGGAATTGTAGGAATATATGCTGAAGGAAATGGAGATGTTAAAAACAGTGGCGAAGTTAATATCACTGGTAACACTCCTACAGATAGTAAAAATATAGGAGTATATATAAAAGAAAAAGGAACTAAGTTTACAAATGACAGTAAGCTTATAACTGGAGAAAATACAGTAGGATTCTATGGTTATGATGTTGATTCTACTGCAAACTCAAATATAGAGATTGGTAAATCAGGAATTGGAATACTAACTCATGACAACACTATAGCTAATCTTGCAGGAACTATGAAGGTTGCCCAAGGTGAAGAAAATAATGAAACAATTGCTCTTCACCATGATGGAAAGGATTCTGATATCAAGATGAATTTCTCATCAATAGACCTTGGAAAACACAGTATTGGACTAAGCATTGCAAAGAAAAATGGTAACAACAAGGTTGAGATAAGAACTCCAAATGCTAAGCTCAATGGAGAATCAATCTATGTTTACTCAATTGATGAAACTCCAATTGCTGGTGGAATTGAATCATGGACAAATTTAAAGGGAAGGTCAACAGATAACACTACTGAAATTTCAGATGGAAACTATGGATACTATGTAGCTGGACAGTTTGAAAACCACGGAAATATAGATTTCTCACATGAACTGGGAAGTATAGGAATCTACTCAACAAGCAATAATCCAAATATGAAACCTGCTATAAACAGTGGTATTATCAACGTTTCTCAAAGTAGTACTGAAAACTTAATCTATGGTATCGGTATGGGAGCAGGTCATCTGGAAAAGGATGACTATGGAAATATCCTAAGTGAAAGCAGTGGTAACATAATAAACAAAGGTACAATAAATGTAGATAAAGAGGAAAGTATCGGTATGTATGCAGCAGGAACTGGTTCTAAGGCTACAAACGAAGGTACAATCAACATTAGAGGTAAAAAAGCTATGGGTATGTATCTTGGTAAAGGAGCTGTAGGAATAAATGCTGCTGGAGCAAATATTGAGATATTCCCAGGAGCTACAGGAGCATCAGCAATATATCTTGATACAGGTGCTATACTTAAAAACTATGGTAACATCACAATACATGAAGATACAGGAAAAGGAATATACAAGGTTGTAGGTGGTAAAATTGAAGCTAACACAACTAATGCACCAGTATATGAGCACAATGCTATGTCAGGTAATGAAAAAACAGTAGGTAGCACAGTTATCACTGTTCATAACCCTGGAGAAAATAAGGATACGAATATTGCAGTAGATGGAATCCTTGTAGAACCAATATACTTTGACAGAGTTAATATGACTCCAACTTCAGATTATACAATTGATGAGGTAATTGTTAAGCCTGAAGTTGTAGAAGGACTTATGCCAGACCATAAAAACGAAGGTGCAATATTTGAAAAGATTGGTATGTATGTTGATACATCTGGTATTGACTTTACTCACCCAATCAATGGTACTCTTAAAGTAAATGAGGCAGATCTGATAATAGGTACTGAAGCTGCTGAAGCAACTAATGAAACAACTATCATTGTTGGAGATAATATCTTTAATGAGTATAACGCAGCTATTATAAATAACCCACAGGTTGAACAATGGAATGTACTATCAGGATCACTTACATGGGCTGCTGCACCGAATAGATTTAATGGAAGTCAGATACTTCAAAATGTTGTAATGACTAAGATAAAATATACTGATACAGTAGCTAAAGACAGTCAAATCTACAACTTTATGGATGGTATGGAGCAAAGATATGGAATGAATGCTCTGGATTCAAGAGAAAAGAAAATGTTCAACAGAATAAATAACATTGGTAAAAATGAAGAGATCCTTTATAAACAGGCTGTAAATGAGATGTTAGGTAAACAGTATGTCAATACTGCTAAAAGAGTTATGTTAAGCCACAATAGCTTTTACAGAGAGTTTGATGACCTTATGAGCTGGCAAACTAATACAAAAGATACTATGAAGGTTAAATTCTTTGGTGAACATGACAAAATCGGTTCTAGAAAAGGAAGAGGAGTTGGCTATAAACGTGATGTTCAAGGTGTATTTGTACTTAATAACAATGAAACTGTAAGACTTGGAGAAAGTAGTGGAATGTTCTTAGGTATGGCTAACGAGCAGTTTAAGTTTAGAGATATAGGAAAATCTAAAGAGAAAGCTATTACAGGTCAGATTGGATACTATAAGTCAAATGCTTATGGATATAACAATGAATTTAACTGGACTTGGAAGGCTGGTCTTGAAGGATCTTATAGAAAGATGGATAGAAGATATCTTGTAGTTGATGATATATTTAAAGCAAAATCTAAATATCACTCTTATGGAGTATTTTTAGATAACACATTGGGAGTTAACTACAGACTATCAGAGCATTTTACAATTGAGCCTTATGCAGGTGTAGACCTTGCAGGTGGAAGAATTAGTAAGATACATGAAAATAGTGGAGAGATGAGACTTGATGTCAAATCTAAAGACTATATAAGTGTACTGCCAAATGCAGGAGTGGAAGTAAAATATGATACACCTCTTGAAAATAAAAAACTTGTAGCCTCAGTTGATGTCAATGTCTCAAGAGAGTTTGGGAACATAGATAAGGCTCAAATGAGAGCAAGAGTAAATAGAACTACTGCTGACTACTACAAACTTCCCAAGGAAAAGAGAGAGAAGATTGATCTTGGAGTAGTAGGAAGAATAGGAGTAGAAAATGAAAGTTATGGAGTAGCAGTAAAAGTTGGATATTCAACAGGTGATAAAGCTCTTAATGGTGGTTTAGAGTTCAGAATGAAGTTCTAG